The Legionella sp. PATHC032 genome has a window encoding:
- the recX gene encoding recombination regulator RecX has product MTKAFDSALRLLSRREYSAMELCDKLKQKGFNLNDVQNALNECQRLGYQSDERYVESYIRARIHQGYGPLKIIQELKNKGVDPELIQSVLQEERDNWVDYALRAWEKKFKRQDDFSYSEMQKQQRFLLYRGFDRDVISKVFKEVKSSYLI; this is encoded by the coding sequence ATGACTAAAGCATTCGATAGCGCTTTGCGCCTGTTAAGCAGGCGCGAATATAGCGCTATGGAGTTATGTGATAAACTGAAACAAAAAGGATTTAATCTCAATGATGTTCAAAATGCTTTGAATGAATGTCAACGTCTTGGGTATCAGAGCGATGAACGTTATGTAGAAAGTTATATCAGAGCTCGAATTCATCAAGGCTATGGCCCTTTAAAGATCATACAGGAACTAAAAAACAAGGGTGTAGACCCTGAACTCATTCAAAGTGTTCTACAGGAAGAAAGAGATAATTGGGTTGATTATGCTTTGCGGGCATGGGAGAAAAAATTTAAGAGACAGGATGATTTCTCTTATAGTGAAATGCAAAAACAGCAGCGCTTTTTGCTGTATCGAGGGTTTGATAGGGATGTTATTTCAAAGGTATTTAAAGAGGTTAAATCTTCTTACTTAATTTAA
- a CDS encoding Thivi_2564 family membrane protein, with product MNDLLNLIAVIVVFGVGLWLINVFIPMPGAIKSLLNILVLIILIIYILQFFGVIKTILPMIKILK from the coding sequence ATGAATGACTTGCTTAATTTAATCGCAGTGATAGTGGTTTTTGGTGTAGGCCTATGGCTAATTAATGTTTTTATACCTATGCCTGGGGCTATTAAAAGTCTGTTAAATATTTTAGTGTTAATCATTTTAATCATTTATATTTTGCAATTTTTTGGAGTAATAAAAACAATATTACCAATGATTAAAATTTTAAAGTGA
- the alaS gene encoding alanine--tRNA ligase, translated as MKSSEIRQAFLNYFVQRGHQLVASSSLIPSNDPTLLFTNAGMVQFKDLFLGLETRPYQRAVSAQRCVRAGGKHNDLENVGYTARHHTFFEMLGNFSFGDYFKREAIQYAWEFLTEVLHIPTERLWVTVYKEDLEAEDIWLKEMKVSPERFSRCGEKDNFWSMGDTGPCGPCTEIFYDHGPEVAGGPPGSPDEDGDRYIEIWNLVFMQFNRDREGCLHPLPKPSVDTGMGLERLAAVIQGVHSNYEIDSFQYLIKAIAQLGYGIDLNHTSLKVIADHIRSCSFLIVDGVLPSNEGRGYVLRRIIRRAVRHGNKLGLSSPFFSKLVQSLIDVMGDAYPELINSKAHIEKILQQEENQFIRTLEQGLRLLQDHIKNLQGQELSGEVAFKLYDTYGFPIDLTADIIREQGLYIDMEAFNQLMQQQREQSQAASQFTTDYHAVSQLDHQSEFHGYEKESMEAKIIGLLQEGNEVKSLNKGAKGAVILDHTPFYAESGGQVGDKGLLIGKEFSFQVDDTQKVGQAVVHYGEVIKGELTLDLSIHAQVDNIRRDAIRLNHTATHLLHAALKQIVGQHVQQRGSLVDAERARFDFSHFEPLTPQQIQQIEEVVNAQIRANNEVITQVMDIESAKQSGAVALFGEKYSDSVRVLSMGDFSKELCGGTHARRTGDIGLFKIVAEYGIASGIRRIEMVTGRYALAWVNEQLGFMNNLAATLKTTPNNLQEKVSQLLLDNKNQEKMIAKLLSEKAQKSGADILGEVEQIRGINLLIKQLEGMDSQTMRHTMDQLKSRIDSAVIILFTAEQNKMNVIAGVSKNIIGKAPSAAQLVRHLCGKGGGRDDMAQGGGVVPEDLNSKIREIKDMIENF; from the coding sequence ATGAAAAGTTCTGAAATTAGACAAGCATTCCTTAATTATTTTGTTCAACGCGGTCATCAATTAGTAGCTTCTAGTTCATTGATCCCTTCAAATGACCCAACTTTGTTATTTACCAATGCAGGTATGGTGCAATTCAAAGATCTTTTTTTAGGTCTTGAAACCCGTCCTTACCAGCGTGCTGTTTCAGCGCAGCGCTGTGTGCGCGCGGGTGGTAAACATAATGATTTGGAAAATGTTGGTTATACGGCCAGACACCATACATTTTTTGAAATGTTGGGTAATTTTAGTTTTGGTGATTATTTTAAACGCGAAGCGATTCAATATGCTTGGGAATTTCTGACAGAAGTTTTACACATACCGACAGAACGACTTTGGGTTACGGTTTATAAAGAAGATTTGGAAGCAGAAGATATTTGGTTAAAGGAAATGAAGGTATCTCCTGAGCGGTTTTCTCGATGTGGAGAAAAAGATAATTTCTGGTCAATGGGGGATACAGGGCCATGTGGTCCATGTACGGAAATTTTTTATGATCATGGTCCTGAAGTGGCAGGCGGACCTCCAGGCAGTCCAGATGAAGACGGAGATCGTTATATAGAAATATGGAATCTGGTATTCATGCAATTTAACAGGGATCGAGAGGGATGCTTGCACCCTTTGCCAAAGCCCTCTGTTGATACTGGCATGGGATTGGAAAGATTAGCTGCGGTTATTCAAGGTGTTCATAGTAATTATGAAATTGATAGTTTTCAGTATTTGATCAAAGCAATAGCACAATTGGGCTACGGCATTGATTTAAATCATACTTCCTTAAAAGTGATTGCAGATCATATTCGTTCCTGCTCTTTTTTGATAGTTGATGGGGTTTTGCCTAGTAATGAAGGCAGAGGATATGTATTAAGAAGAATTATCCGCAGAGCAGTCAGACATGGAAATAAATTAGGTTTGTCCAGCCCATTTTTTTCCAAACTTGTCCAGTCTTTAATTGATGTTATGGGGGATGCTTACCCCGAATTAATCAATTCAAAAGCGCATATAGAAAAGATCTTGCAACAAGAAGAAAATCAGTTTATCCGTACTTTGGAGCAAGGATTGCGTTTATTGCAAGATCATATTAAAAATTTGCAAGGCCAGGAGCTATCAGGGGAAGTAGCATTCAAGTTGTATGATACTTATGGTTTCCCTATCGATTTGACAGCAGATATCATTCGTGAACAAGGTTTGTATATTGATATGGAAGCCTTTAATCAATTGATGCAGCAACAAAGAGAGCAGTCTCAGGCTGCCAGCCAGTTTACTACCGATTATCACGCCGTGTCTCAATTGGATCATCAGTCTGAGTTTCATGGGTATGAAAAAGAATCTATGGAAGCGAAGATTATTGGATTGCTTCAAGAAGGTAATGAAGTGAAATCTCTTAATAAGGGAGCAAAAGGGGCTGTAATTCTTGATCATACCCCATTTTATGCTGAAAGTGGCGGCCAGGTAGGAGATAAAGGATTGCTCATAGGAAAGGAATTTTCTTTTCAAGTGGATGATACACAAAAAGTAGGGCAAGCCGTCGTACATTATGGAGAAGTAATCAAAGGCGAGCTCACTTTAGATTTATCAATTCATGCGCAAGTAGATAATATCAGACGTGATGCAATTCGTTTGAATCATACTGCAACTCATTTGTTACATGCTGCTTTAAAACAAATTGTAGGACAACATGTTCAACAGCGAGGATCTTTGGTGGATGCTGAACGGGCACGTTTTGACTTTTCTCATTTTGAGCCATTGACTCCTCAACAAATCCAGCAAATTGAAGAGGTAGTTAATGCACAGATTCGAGCAAATAATGAAGTAATAACTCAAGTAATGGACATTGAGTCAGCCAAGCAAAGTGGTGCTGTTGCTTTGTTTGGGGAAAAATACTCCGATTCGGTACGGGTATTATCCATGGGCGACTTTTCCAAGGAGCTTTGCGGAGGAACTCATGCACGACGGACTGGTGATATAGGTCTTTTCAAAATCGTAGCAGAATATGGCATTGCCAGCGGTATCAGGCGAATTGAGATGGTTACGGGTCGTTATGCATTGGCTTGGGTTAATGAACAATTAGGATTTATGAATAATCTGGCAGCTACCCTTAAAACAACACCTAATAATCTACAGGAAAAAGTTTCTCAATTATTGCTTGATAATAAAAATCAAGAAAAAATGATTGCAAAACTTTTAAGTGAAAAAGCACAAAAATCTGGAGCAGATATTCTGGGTGAGGTGGAGCAGATTAGGGGTATTAATTTATTGATTAAGCAGTTAGAGGGGATGGATAGTCAAACCATGCGCCATACTATGGATCAATTGAAATCAAGAATTGATTCAGCGGTGATAATATTATTTACTGCTGAACAGAATAAAATGAATGTCATTGCCGGGGTGAGTAAGAATATTATTGGTAAAGCACCAAGTGCTGCTCAATTAGTAAGGCATCTTTGCGGTAAAGGAGGCGGTCGAGATGATATGGCTCAAGGTGGAGGAGTTGTTCCTGAAGATTTGAACAGTAAGATCAGGGAAATAAAGGACATGATTGAAAATTTTTAA